The following proteins are co-located in the Trichormus variabilis 0441 genome:
- a CDS encoding peptidylprolyl isomerase gives MGRELYFRIKAEEPSFTDCDKEFSQGTEAQTGRLLGPVPISQAHPAIAQKLAISQPGQLWPPYRLDNWVVIVRLGKLISAQLDDVARNSLLNHLFEQQTIVG, from the coding sequence GTGGGACGAGAACTTTACTTCCGCATTAAAGCCGAAGAACCAAGTTTCACCGATTGTGACAAAGAATTTTCTCAAGGAACTGAAGCTCAAACAGGCAGATTGCTAGGCCCAGTTCCCATCAGCCAAGCGCATCCGGCGATCGCACAGAAACTAGCAATATCGCAACCAGGGCAGTTATGGCCGCCATATCGATTGGATAACTGGGTAGTAATTGTACGCTTGGGAAAGTTAATTTCCGCCCAGTTAGATGATGTAGCTAGAAACTCATTACTCAATCATTTATTTGAACAGCAAACAATTGTAGGTTAG
- a CDS encoding DEAD/DEAH box helicase, producing MAILHGSWILSEQDSYLFIWGETWRSPQVNFSFEEIALNPLALSASELSEWLQSQHQAIAQILPQQLAKKTSKAASSPTTNLPIHSQIIVLPTEISQPRKKETIFISPVHSAALESDADSEVYLQPWRVEGFCLPPSAAVKFLTSLPLNITSTENAFLGGDLRFWSQIARWSLDLISRSKFLPIIQRQPNNSVSAKWQVLLDSAVDGTRLEKFAAKMPLVCRTYQRLGNEELSPSPIYIDFPSQPQELILGFLNSAIDTQLREMVGNQPVVETRLMASLPSAVRQWLQGLSGASNSVDADAVGLERLEAALKAWTMPLQYQLASKNQFRTCFELRSPEPGETEWTLAYFLQAADNPEFLVDAGTIWQHPVEQLIYQQRSIQEPQETFLRGLGLASRLYPVIAPTLDTESPQFCHLNPMQAYEFIKAVAWRFEDSGLGVILPPSLANREGWANRLGLKISAETPKKKPGRLGLQSLLNFQWHLAIGGQTISKGEFDRLVALKSPLVEINGEWVELRPQDIKTAEAFFAARKDQMALSLEDALRLSSGDTQVIEKLPVVSFEASGALQELIGALTNNQAVAPLPTPKNFQGKLRPYQERGAAWLAFLERWGLGACLADDMGLGKTIQFIAFLLHLKEQDVLEKPTLLVCPTSVLGNWEREVKKFAPTLKVLQYHGDKRPKGKAFPEAVKNHDLVITSYSLIHRDIKSLQGLSWQIIVLDEAQNVKNAEAKQSQAVRQLDTTFRIALTGTPVENRLQELWSILDFLNPGYLGNKQFFQRRFAMPIEKYGDAASLNQLRALVQPFILRRLKTDRDIIQDLPDKQEMTVFCGLTGEQAALYQKVVETSLAEIESAEGLQRRGMILALLIKLKQICNHPAQYLKTNTLEQYSSGKLQRLEEMLEEVLAESNTYGVAGAGRALIFTQFAEWGKLLKPHLEKQLGREVFFLYGSTSKKQREEMIDRFQHDPQGPPIMILSLKAGGVGLNLTRANHVFHFDRWWNPAVENQATDRVFRIGQTRNVQVHKFVCNGTLEEKIHDMIESKKQLAEQVVGAGEEWLTELDTDQLRNLLILDRSAVIDEEAE from the coding sequence ATGGCAATTTTACACGGTAGTTGGATATTAAGTGAGCAGGATAGTTATTTATTTATTTGGGGGGAAACTTGGCGATCGCCACAAGTAAATTTTAGTTTTGAGGAAATAGCCCTCAATCCCTTGGCTCTGTCTGCATCTGAATTAAGCGAGTGGTTGCAGTCTCAACATCAGGCGATCGCTCAGATTTTACCACAACAGTTGGCAAAAAAAACCTCCAAAGCAGCAAGTTCCCCAACAACAAATTTACCAATTCACTCGCAAATAATTGTTCTGCCAACGGAAATTTCTCAACCTCGTAAGAAAGAAACAATTTTCATTTCTCCTGTGCATTCTGCCGCTTTAGAATCTGATGCAGACTCTGAAGTTTATTTACAACCTTGGCGTGTAGAAGGTTTTTGTCTTCCTCCTAGTGCAGCAGTTAAATTTCTAACTTCTTTACCTTTAAATATCACTAGCACAGAGAATGCTTTTTTAGGTGGAGATTTACGTTTTTGGTCACAAATTGCCCGTTGGAGTTTAGATTTAATTTCTAGGTCTAAGTTTCTCCCAATTATCCAACGACAACCTAATAATTCTGTAAGTGCCAAATGGCAAGTACTGTTAGATAGTGCTGTAGATGGAACTCGTTTAGAAAAGTTCGCCGCGAAGATGCCTTTGGTTTGTCGGACTTATCAGAGATTAGGGAACGAGGAATTATCTCCATCTCCTATATATATAGATTTTCCTAGTCAGCCGCAGGAATTAATATTGGGTTTTCTCAATAGTGCAATAGATACGCAATTACGGGAAATGGTGGGGAATCAGCCTGTGGTGGAAACTCGCTTGATGGCATCTTTACCGTCGGCGGTACGACAGTGGCTGCAAGGGTTAAGTGGTGCATCTAATTCAGTTGATGCAGATGCAGTTGGTTTGGAAAGGCTGGAAGCAGCGCTCAAGGCTTGGACGATGCCGCTACAATATCAACTAGCAAGTAAAAATCAATTTCGCACCTGTTTTGAATTACGTTCTCCAGAACCAGGAGAAACTGAATGGACACTAGCCTATTTCCTGCAAGCAGCCGATAATCCAGAATTTCTAGTAGATGCGGGCACTATTTGGCAACATCCTGTTGAACAGCTAATTTATCAACAGCGATCGATTCAAGAACCCCAGGAAACATTTTTACGAGGTTTGGGGTTAGCTTCTCGATTGTATCCGGTCATTGCCCCCACTTTAGATACAGAATCACCGCAATTTTGTCATCTCAACCCCATGCAGGCTTATGAATTTATCAAGGCTGTGGCTTGGCGATTTGAAGATAGCGGTTTAGGGGTGATTTTACCTCCTAGTTTGGCGAACCGGGAAGGCTGGGCAAACCGCTTGGGATTGAAAATCTCCGCCGAAACCCCAAAGAAAAAGCCAGGACGCTTGGGATTGCAGAGTTTGCTTAATTTTCAATGGCACTTAGCAATTGGTGGGCAAACTATTTCTAAAGGGGAATTTGACAGACTAGTAGCTTTAAAAAGCCCATTGGTAGAAATAAATGGCGAATGGGTGGAGTTGCGTCCCCAAGATATCAAGACAGCCGAAGCCTTTTTTGCTGCACGTAAAGACCAAATGGCCTTATCTTTAGAAGATGCTTTACGTCTGAGTAGTGGGGATACTCAAGTAATTGAGAAATTACCAGTAGTCAGCTTTGAAGCCTCTGGCGCATTACAAGAATTAATTGGGGCGCTGACAAATAATCAAGCAGTTGCACCATTACCTACGCCAAAGAACTTCCAAGGAAAGTTGCGTCCTTATCAAGAAAGGGGTGCGGCTTGGTTGGCATTCCTCGAACGCTGGGGTTTAGGTGCTTGTCTCGCCGACGACATGGGACTGGGAAAAACGATACAGTTCATTGCTTTCCTTCTCCATCTTAAAGAACAGGATGTATTAGAAAAACCAACTTTACTAGTGTGTCCTACTTCTGTTTTAGGTAACTGGGAACGAGAAGTGAAAAAATTTGCACCTACACTTAAAGTTCTCCAATATCATGGTGATAAACGTCCTAAAGGTAAAGCTTTTCCAGAAGCAGTAAAAAATCATGATTTAGTTATCACCAGTTACTCACTAATTCATAGAGACATCAAATCATTGCAGGGTCTTTCTTGGCAGATAATTGTTTTAGATGAAGCCCAGAATGTGAAGAATGCGGAAGCCAAACAATCACAAGCAGTCCGACAATTAGACACAACCTTTCGCATTGCTTTAACGGGGACACCAGTCGAAAATAGACTACAGGAACTTTGGTCAATTTTAGATTTCCTCAACCCTGGTTATTTAGGTAATAAGCAATTCTTCCAAAGACGCTTTGCCATGCCAATTGAAAAGTATGGTGATGCAGCATCTTTAAATCAATTGCGTGCCTTAGTACAACCATTTATTCTGCGTCGCCTGAAAACAGACCGTGATATTATTCAAGACTTGCCAGATAAGCAAGAAATGACAGTATTTTGCGGTTTGACTGGAGAACAAGCTGCACTTTATCAAAAAGTGGTAGAAACATCTTTAGCAGAAATTGAATCGGCCGAAGGATTGCAACGCCGAGGGATGATTTTAGCTTTATTAATTAAACTCAAACAAATCTGCAATCATCCAGCCCAATATCTGAAAACAAATACCTTAGAACAATACAGTTCAGGAAAACTGCAACGATTAGAAGAAATGTTAGAAGAGGTGTTAGCGGAGAGTAATACTTATGGTGTTGCTGGTGCGGGACGTGCTTTAATCTTCACCCAGTTTGCAGAATGGGGTAAGTTACTCAAACCACATTTAGAAAAACAACTAGGGCGGGAAGTATTTTTCTTATATGGTAGTACCAGTAAAAAGCAACGTGAAGAAATGATTGACCGTTTTCAACACGACCCTCAGGGGCCACCAATTATGATTCTCTCTCTCAAAGCAGGTGGTGTAGGGTTGAACTTAACCAGAGCAAATCATGTATTTCACTTTGATAGATGGTGGAATCCAGCCGTAGAGAACCAAGCCACAGACCGCGTATTTCGTATTGGTCAAACCCGCAATGTACAGGTGCATAAATTTGTTTGCAATGGTACCTTAGAAGAAAAAATCCACGACATGATTGAAAGTAAAAAACAACTAGCGGAACAGGTTGTTGGTGCAGGCGAAGAGTGGTTAACTGAATTAGATACAGATCAACTCCGCAACTTACTGATACTTGATCGTAGTGCAGTAATTGATGAAGAAGCAGAGTAA
- a CDS encoding GNAT family N-acetyltransferase, whose translation MNLPLYKVLKNGSTVELDYIKPQEYEDVRTLLNFVINEGKTYPQKQPLSQPEFAAYWLSQDAFVVRLSGDDGTQKPQKILGSFYIKPNFPGWSSHICNAGFIVQPGLRGQGIGRFMGESMLSLASQLGYEAVMFNLVFETNIPSITLWQSLGFDIIGSIPDAAKLADGKVVKALMMYRGVGV comes from the coding sequence ATGAATCTACCTCTATATAAAGTACTAAAAAATGGTTCAACTGTAGAATTAGATTATATAAAACCTCAAGAATATGAAGATGTAAGAACGCTACTCAATTTCGTCATTAATGAAGGTAAAACCTATCCACAAAAACAACCATTATCACAACCAGAATTTGCAGCTTATTGGTTGAGTCAAGATGCCTTTGTTGTTAGGTTATCTGGTGATGATGGTACACAAAAACCGCAAAAAATATTAGGTTCATTTTATATCAAGCCAAACTTTCCGGGATGGTCCAGTCATATCTGCAACGCTGGTTTTATTGTACAACCAGGATTGCGGGGTCAGGGCATAGGTAGATTCATGGGAGAATCCATGCTCTCCCTAGCATCCCAATTGGGTTACGAAGCAGTGATGTTCAATTTGGTCTTTGAAACTAATATACCTTCAATCACCCTATGGCAATCCTTAGGTTTTGATATCATTGGAAGCATTCCTGATGCGGCAAAGCTAGCTGATGGAAAGGTAGTAAAGGCGCTGATGATGTATAGGGGTGTAGGAGTATAG